A stretch of the Gracilinanus agilis isolate LMUSP501 chromosome 4, AgileGrace, whole genome shotgun sequence genome encodes the following:
- the LOC123246969 gene encoding alpha-enolase-like: MGKGVSKAVEHINKSIAPCLISKKLNVVEQEKIDKLMLEMDGTDNKSKFGANAILGVSLAVCKAGAAEKCVSLYRHIADLAGNEEVILPVPAFSVINGGSHAGNKLAMQEFMILPVGASSFKEAMCIGAEVYHNLKNVIKQKYGQDATNVGDEGGFAPNILENKEALELLRTAISKAGYTDKVVIGMDVAASEFYRSGKYDFDFKSPNDPSRYISSEALGDLYKGFIKDYPVVSIEDPFDQDDWEAWTNFTATAGIQVVGDDLTVTNPKRIEKAVDVKACNCLLLKVNQIGTVTESFQACKLAQSNGWGVMVSHHSGETEDTFIADLVVGLCTGQIKTGAPCRSERLAKYNQILRIEEELGAKAKFAGRNFRNPKAQ; this comes from the coding sequence ATGGGGAAAGGTGTCTCAAAAGCGGTTGAGCACATCAATAAATCTATTGCCCCGTGCCTGATTAGCAAGAAACTGAATGTTGTGGAGCAGGAGAAGATTGACAAATTGATGCTAGAAATGGACGGCACTGATAATAAATCTAAATTTGGTGCCAATGCCATCCTGGGAGTATCTCTGGCTGTTTGTAAGGCTGGAGCTGCAGAGAAATGTGTCTCCCTTTACCGCCACATTGCTGATCTTGCAGGCAATGAAGAAGTTATCCTGCCAGTTCCAGCCTTCAGTGTGATCAATGGTGGCTCCCATGCTGGTAACAAGCTGGCCATGCAGGAGTTCATGATCCTCCCTGTTGGGGCATCAAGTTTCAAGGAGGCCATGTGCATTGGAGCTGAGGTCTACCACAACCTGAAGAATGTGATTAAGCAGAAATATGGACAGGATGCCACCAATGTAGGGGATGAGGGTGGCTTCGCTCCTAACATCCTGGAGAATAAAGAAGCTCTGGAGCTGCTAAGGACTGCTATTAGTAAAGCTGGCTATACTGATAAGGTGGTCATTGGCATGGATGTTGCTGCTTCAGAATTCTACCGATCTGGGAAATACGACTTCGACTTCAAGTCCCCCAATGACCCCAGCAGATACATCTCCTCTGAGGCTCTTGGGGACCTCTACAAGGGCTTCATCAAGGATTATCCAGTGGTGTCCATTGAAGATCCCTTTGACCAGGATGACTGGGAAGCTTGGACAAATTTCACTGCTACTGCAGGCATCCAGGTGGTAGGGGATGACCTCACTGTGACCAATCCCAAGCGTATTGAAAAGGCTGTGGATGTCAAAGCTTGTAACTGCCTTCTGctcaaagtgaaccagattggCACTGTGACTGAATCTTTTCAGGCGTGCAAGCTGGCCCAGTCCAACGGGTGGGGAGTCATGGTTTCCCATCATTCTGGGGAGACTGAGGATACCTTCATTGCAGACCTAGTGGTGGGTCTGTGCACCGGACAGATCAAGACTGGTGCCCCCTGCCGATCTGAGCGTCTGGCCAAGTATAATCAGATTCTTAGAATTGAGGAAGAGCTGGGCGCCAAGGCCAAGTTTGctggaagaaacttcagaaaCCCTAAGGCACAATAG